A stretch of DNA from Oreochromis aureus strain Israel breed Guangdong linkage group 23, ZZ_aureus, whole genome shotgun sequence:
GGGAAGAGCAGAAGTGTCTGTTTAGTGTCTTGTTTAGACTTGTTTCCAGCTGTTTAGGGCAGAGAGGAAGCTGAAGTTGAGTGTTGACAGGAGCACACATAGTTCCTCTTTGAGCTCAGCCAGCCGTGTTATTAATCTATGGCTAATTTCGGATCTTATTTACAGCTCCAGCTTATCTCTGCCCGCATGTCGAGCAACTGGAAAGGTCACTGGCGAGAGGGTTTTTCCACATACCTCCCATACTTATCACTCACGCAGGGTGTACAGACCTGTATCACTCACACCTGAAGCTAACGACCCTTTTCCACTGCAGGAACTTTCCCCATGAACTTCTAAGGAACTGGCCCTGCTCTCCTCCTAGTACTTTCCAGCAGTGCAGACACTTTCAGGGCTGGATTTTTAGCCCTCGGTGTGCTTAAGGGGGCTCTACTTTCTGTCTGATGTTAGAGCTGATGTGACGTTGTCACCGATCACAAATGTTGATCACTTATTTGTCCAATCCTGAATCAGAAACTTGGATCTCATATCGGTGACAATCAGTCGATCTGTTGAGTTCAGTTCTGcgatttttctgtgtttacaacaccacaaagctgtcacagtgtgaacagcagacTTTGTAAGAAGCAGAGCTTTGTataggggtgtcaaacataaggcacTGAGGGCTAGAATTGGCCTGGCAAAGGCTCTAATTCAGCCCCACTGAACATCTTTTGGAACAAGTGAAGAAGGGCATAAATGTTGGACTTGTAcctgtattttcacaggttttacagcttttcccaCTGATAAAGACCTCCTCGTAGCCATTCACGTGACACCAGAGTAAATAAGTTACAAATAaacagttaaatgtcagaatttcAGATTTCTTTCAACACTTCtttatgtagaaaaactgagacatgttgttgaaattgcacttcttgTTTCTTAAATTAAGATATCTCTAGGATTAAATGTGTGCTTCAGCTTATTTAAACTGACAAAAAGGGGGAGTTTCTCTGAGCCGGCACACTTAAGAGCCACTgtaaaaatgagtttgacattccTGGTCTAGAAGAACGCGCGTTCGATGTTAAGCTGCGTCCACTCAAGCCGCTACCAGTAAAGGCGAAGGAGACCACTGATTGATTGGGGGTCTCCTTGATTAATTTAAAACTAACCCATGAGTATGTTGTTGTTGGCTATATGCGCAGATATCTTGGGTCATTTCTGATTGATGACCAGGAGTTTTGCGTCAGAAAAAGAGCGAGAATATGTGAAACAATAGACACTGCGTATTTAAAGCCGGGTTCACATGTGCTGTATGAGGTGCAGACTAACGGCAGTTTGCATTTCAATCGATTTAGACTCTGACATTTCTGACATGGATACCTGGAGACCCAATGGTTTGAAGTCCATCGCCCGGTGCCGATGTGTTGTGGGTGCATTCTAATGTAAGGTCTTCATCGATGAGTCCACATGGTGACTAAAAACAGGATTGTACGAGGACCTCTGCATGGATCCTCGCACTTAACTGCGAAGACGAGGACCTCGATGTTAAAATGTCTGTGAAAACTGTAGCATGAACAAACCAGGAGATTTTTCTTATTGAAGAGTTCTTGAAACGTCTTCATTGCTACCAAACCATATCGTCTTTGTGTCAGTGCCTCGAACGTAAACTGAAGCACAAGAGGAACGCAGCAAGGCCAATATCTCTCAGAAAGATAAATATGTGATTATCTCAATCAGCTGAAGAATGGAAAGCATCCTGTTGTTTCCTCTGTCTGCTCATTTGTTTGGCACCTGAAAAACTCGCATTACTCACAGTAAGGTTCTTATTTTTAGAAGACACTTTGTTAGAAGACGTAGCTCCATAATCACAACAAACCAAATGGCAAAATATTCAGATATTACCGCCCCGCCACACCAAATCTGTAGTCTTCACTAAATTAGGTGTAAATGCAGCTTCAGCTCACATAGTGATCGAAGTACATTTATCACATATGTGTCTAAGCACACACAGAAGCACCCAGActttaattttcaaaataaaagcattaaccTCTGTATAAAACCAACAGAGGATAAGCATTAAATTAACCTTGAGAAAATATACGCCTCGTGTTTGTAGCAAGCTAACATGTAAAGCCTTCAAACTGCTGACTTAAACCACAGACTGTCCGTCTGTGAGGATATGAAACAGAAAAGCGGAGTCACTCTGTACCAGTTTATCTTTGGATCTTAGAGGAAAGCATAAAAACTCAGCTCTGTGTTTGAATTTTTCTGAATCCTCTAGAGCAGAGGCGTCAAATTAACCATAGATCCTGGTCCACAAACAGCCCAATTTGACCTAAAGTGGGCTAGACCAGTGAAACCACTGCGTAACAACCTGCATTTAAAGGGAAAACCTCAAAATCTTTCCATGTTCAAAcgtgtaaacactgcaatagttacaccctttttgcacacgctcttttctactctgtaatattcttgtcaATATTCTTGATATTCTTGATATATATGTTAATCTATATGTTAATATATGTTATATAtgttaatccttgatatttTTAATTGAGTGATTTATgtatattagtgctatttcataaatttgtaaaatctgtaacatattgtattatttaaatagtttagtctgttacttcttgatgcattctcaatcatccaggaaagtaaacctccaaaagttgaatctgttcatctggacgtggcgttttgtgggagaagcGTTtgcgtcactcatccaagtgacttcagtcacttggatgagtgacgcaaacatttctcccacaaaacgctacgtccagatgaacagattcaacttttggagattagtctgttactgttactgacttggagcaactgtaagacacattctgattctgataataACAAAGTAAAATATACTGGTTTATGCCACTGCTTTAAAGCTGTTAAAGCTGATTTTATAAGTGAGTTTGTCATAAAACAGATGATGAACAGTATAAACTAAAACTAAGCTCAATCTTCAACAACATGTCTACATATTCATGACTTTGTACtgttattatacatttattaCAGTCTGCAGGTCACAGTGGAGAAGCCTTAAACGTTCACATGTAGAGCAGGACTGTAATTAAAGCAATAATGCTCTCATTTTTGCCTTTATGCACATTTCATTACTTCCCCATCCTTAAAAGGTTGAAATCACAACTTCACAGTGattaatttctttaatttttttttatctgaattaTATTTGAAGATTCCAGGAAATCccctttattaaaaatatactttCTTTTGACTTTTTGCCAAGTCTTTCCTGATAAATCATATTAAATCATGATCCCAATATTTgccaaaataattatttaagcACCGTGTCCAGGTCTTAGAAATAGTAGGTTCCTGGTAGTCTTAGGCATTTGTGCTGAAGAGAActtggcttcttttttttaaggttcTTGAACATGGTTTTCATCTCATTGAGAGGTTTCATCTGCTTTAAAAGCTGATTGGGAGTTCCAGGTGTTCACCCTACAGTGGAGTCATCTTGGAGGTTGTCCTATGAGTTGTTGACCCATCCTGTTGTCATCATATGAGTTACTAAGGCGTGAGTGGTAGTTGAATCACCTGGTAAAGAATCTCAAGACCGCGTCACACCTTAATTATACTTTTGTATTGAATCTATGTAGATCCTGTGATGCTGCCTGTGCACGTGGCCAACATCATCTTTGCATTTATATTTGTGTCAGCGTGTAGTTGCATATCTAGGAAGGTGTACATCATATAGTGGCTTATAGTGTTGTGGTTAACAAGTTTGCCTGACACATGAGAGATTCCCAGTTCAAGTTCAGGAGGAGACGCAAAGCGCTGTGACgattgtgtcaggaagggcatccagcATAAAACACTGTGCCGAACCAAACATGGGGGGGTTTTTGTAAGTCCCAAAATGAATGTGTGAATCTTTTCATGTCCTTTCCTGCTGACCTCTGCTGGTCTCTACAGGTCATCAGAACTCAAGAGCAGAGCTGTGAGCCACCTGACCTAGACCAGAGTCATGGCCTCTGGTAAGAACAAAAACCAGAGCTCTCTGGTTCTCCACAAGGTGATCATGGTGGGCAGCGGCGGTGTAGGGAAGTCAGCCCTAACCCTGCAGTTCATGTATGACGAGGTGAGACTAGAACTACATTTTCCATCAGCCCTTCCCTCTGTGCTGTTTCTTCTCCTCAGTCACTCGACCCTTGTTTTTGCTCGCAGTTCGTGGAGGACTACGAGCCCACCAAAGCCGACAGCTACAGGAAGAAGGTGGTGCTGGACGGCGAGGACGTGCAGATTGACATTTTGGACACGGCGGGTCAAGAAGACTACGCAGCCATCAGGGATAACTATTTCCGCAGTGGCGAGGGCTTCCTGCTCGTCTtctccatcacagagcacgAGTCATTCACAGCAACGTCGGAGTTCAGGTCAGTGTGTGAGTCTTCTTAACAAGTCTAGCCACGGGCTTTTAAAAGCAGAGGTACATTTTAATAGTTTTATGTCGAGTAAAATCTCCACAATAATACACAACAAGGCAGTGAAAATTactgtttaaaacatttttaaaaattcagccttgggaaaaaaaaaatcattcacatTTACATGTTGACACGAAAACTGAGCTGTTAAACTCAAAGGAACCACACACAGATCGCTTTTAAGTCAACAAATTCCTCCCATTCCTTCCCATAAAGGCTGGACTTTAGATTAAGCgcagcagacagctagcagctacagtaAAGAACTGTTGACAGCTTTCAATAAAAACTAGAAAGGCAAACTTTAAGTCGTAATACAAGTTTAAACAGGTGAGTGATTAAAAAAGAGGAAATCACTGCTGTACAGCTGTTGTGACGGGGAAATGAGAGAACAAaaggtgtttgttgttttgcttgctTGCTTTTTTTGGAGaaagctgtaaacatgtttatttctgttgtaAATTCAGACATTTTAACGTGGGAATCTGTGGagatcagtgttggtcaagttacttgaaaaaagtaactagttactaattactgattacatTTCCAAAACAGTAATCCCGtaactttactgattacttattttcaaaagtaattagttacttagttacttttcaaaaacatgatttacaacctgaatacgtaataaagcaacagacctttcagcacaattctactttttctgcataatccatcatataaaatctaatcaaatgaaaaagcctctctttaaaacttgttttaatcttttaactttatacaCATTGcttcaagcaaaaattaaattatatgcaacagtctttgacttgaagacatttgtttaacatttaaaactattttctgCAAATTCCAGcgtgtaaaataaaataatgttttgtgtttacactctttcaaatagacgcacgtaaaacacagcaaaaaataaataaaatgaaagattcagcggcactaagtcctgtcgctcttaaatctat
This window harbors:
- the LOC116320492 gene encoding ras-related protein ralB-B-like, which encodes MASGKNKNQSSLVLHKVIMVGSGGVGKSALTLQFMYDEFVEDYEPTKADSYRKKVVLDGEDVQIDILDTAGQEDYAAIRDNYFRSGEGFLLVFSITEHESFTATSEFREQILRVKEEEAIPLLLVGNKSDLEDRRQVSAEEATAKASEWGVQYVETSAKTRANVDKVFFDLMREVRKKKMSESKDNGPSGKKKKKHCCVL